In Haloterrigena turkmenica DSM 5511, a single genomic region encodes these proteins:
- a CDS encoding cobalamin B12-binding domain-containing protein — MSSEQEQESIRCLVAKVGLDGHDRGAHVIARAFRDAGFEVIYSGLHKAPEEIVQAAVQEDVDVLGISILSGAHDTLIPKIMDGLEEYGAKEDTLVLAGGVIPEEDREELMAEGVSAVFGPGTSIEETIEFVRENAPQR; from the coding sequence ATGAGTAGCGAACAGGAGCAGGAGTCGATCCGATGTCTCGTCGCCAAAGTCGGTCTCGACGGCCACGATCGGGGGGCCCACGTCATCGCGCGGGCGTTCCGTGACGCCGGCTTCGAGGTCATCTACTCCGGCCTGCACAAGGCGCCCGAAGAGATCGTCCAGGCGGCCGTTCAGGAGGACGTCGACGTGCTGGGGATCTCCATCCTCTCGGGAGCCCACGACACGCTCATTCCGAAGATCATGGACGGACTCGAGGAGTACGGCGCCAAGGAGGACACGCTCGTCCTGGCCGGCGGAGTCATCCCCGAAGAGGACCGCGAGGAACTGATGGCGGAGGGCGTCTCGGCCGTCTTCGGTCCCGGCACGTCGATCGAGGAGACCATCGAGTTCGTCCGCGAGAACGCTCCCCAGCGATGA